In one Molothrus ater isolate BHLD 08-10-18 breed brown headed cowbird chromosome 6, BPBGC_Mater_1.1, whole genome shotgun sequence genomic region, the following are encoded:
- the LOC118687364 gene encoding LOW QUALITY PROTEIN: inositol 1,4,5-trisphosphate receptor-interacting protein-like 1 (The sequence of the model RefSeq protein was modified relative to this genomic sequence to represent the inferred CDS: inserted 1 base in 1 codon), with translation MQGQPPMGEPWAGHRVAAAAAVAVAVAGGEVQALLPASCVGPCPSSPQIPVISIPAALIVISLPTGPIXSLLFILLQTMDAITFFFMLLESLIQYVQPVGDVLDEEKHLRMELRGKHLERKRIRLEQQVELINLKQSGGAWGDLLCFALQPGQVWAFAGLLVLLLGLYFFWRKRSDEAENSSEGDEDHFSDNDLKWLLDERIQWPVQDLQRGCQWTTNLMDNYAVYFGHVLSNSFYPVLQRAIGVGSAFEGWSPREEDVVYRVLIPMTPPRGHSFHLELDSAGQRPVRNFRVRVQLECTCRREQQAEDMLCFLHQPEEELRRNQGPSLLHTLCTGSYLDVQKTARWFYQLVRAIWPALPQSHNWHLVLLPSTRSCQFKVTNREASFRIEMLFGVQRGDSDIFVSSQQGYAGTPSTLWLESYDVAEMKFFKHIARQAPPDSLHLRCLQLFTHLQLGIGLSTYTMKTIVMHLLNTIPVSRWRRRYFLRRLGDINVNLCRCLEEKCLKHFIIGNKRLPQEIHLPLDIASAEPSNLFHHLAWYPVAHSQAMSEYRDLRRRLTSVLLNGC, from the exons atgcagggacagccccccaTGGGAGAGCCTTGGGCAGGCCacagggtggctgctgctgctgctgttgctgttgctgttgctggGGGAGAAGTACAGGCcttgctgcctgccagctgtGTGGGGCCCTGTCCTTCCAGCCCTCAGATCCCTGTTatttccatccctgctgccctcatTGTCATTTCCCTCCCTACAGGCCCCA TAAGCCTGCTCTTCATCCTCCTGCAGACCATGGATGCCATAACATTCTTTTTCATGCTCCTGGAAAGCCTCATCCAGTACGTGCAGCCTGTGGGTGATGTTTTGGATGAGGAGAAACATCTGCGCATGGAGCTGCGTGGAAAGCACTTGGAGAGGAAGAGAATTcggctggagcagcaggtggaGCTGATCAACCTGAAGCAGAGTGGAGGGGCCTGGGGAgacctgctctgctttgctttgcagcCCGGGCAGGTCTGGGCTTTTGCTGGGCTCCTTGTCCTTCTCTTGGGACTGTAttttttctggaggaaaaggagTGATGAGGCAGAGAACAGCAGCGAGGGAGATGAAGACCATTTTTCTGACAATGATCTGAAATGGCTTCTAGACGAGCGCATCCAGTGGCCTGTACAGGACCTGCAGAGAGGCTGTCAGTGGACAACTAACCTAATGGACAATTACGCGGTTTATTTTGGACACGTCTTGTCAAACAGTTTCTACCCAGTCTTGCAACGAGCCATCGGGGTGGGCAGTGCCTTTGAGGGCTGGAGTCCCCGTGAGGAGGATGTGGTGTACCGCGTGCTCATCCCCATGACTCCTCCCCGAGGCCACAGCTTCCACCTGGAGCTGGACAGTGCAGGGCAGAGGCCCGTGAGGAACTTCCGTGTCCGCGTGCAGCTGGAGTGCacctgcaggagggagcagcaggctgaggacatgctgtgcttcctgcaccagcctgaggaggagctgaggaggaatCAGGGtcccagcctcctgcacacCCTGTGCACCGGCTCCTACCTGGACGTGCAGAAAACTGCCCGCTGGTTCTACCAGCTGGTGAGAGCAATCTGGCCAGCTTTGCCTCAGTCACACAACTGGCACTTagtgctgctgccctccacGCGCTCCTGCCAATTTAAGGTGACCAACAGAGAAGCAAGCTTCAGGATTGAGATGCTCTTCGGGGTGCAGAGAGGTGACTCTGACATCTTTGTCAGCAGCCAGCAAGGATATGCTGGAACCCCAAGCACTCTGTGGCTGGAGTCCTATGATGTGGCAGAGATGAAGTTCTTCAAGCACATTGCCAGGCAGGCTCCCCCTGACAGCTTGCACCTGAGATGTCTGCAGCTCTTCACCCATCTTCAGCTGGGTATAGGCTTGTCCACCTATACAATGAAGACCATTGTCATGCACCTCCTGAACACCATTCCCGTGTCACGATGGCGCAGGAGGTATTTTTTGCGGCGCCTGGGAGATATCAATGTCAACCTGTGCCGCTGCCTGGAGGAGAAATGCCTTAAGCATTTTATCATTGGCAACAAGAGATTGCCTCAGGAGATCCACTTGCCTCTGGACATTGCATCAGCTGAGCCATCCAATCTCTTTCATCATCTGGCATGGTATCCAGTTGCCCACTCCCAGGCAATGAGTGAGTACCGGGATCTCCGGCGTCGGCTCACAAGTGTGCTGCTCAATGGCTGCTGA